One Rubinisphaera margarita DNA window includes the following coding sequences:
- a CDS encoding STAS domain-containing protein — translation MNQPIRYTISRENDVLILHFSEQTRFDSTDFRQVLQNDLNDGDNAKCQHVIIDCSGMKYTNSLFVEAVLRIAAEMKKRDGSFCLCGLEPFVRDLVHVTQLDHRWTIYDDRAAAMAALEKASS, via the coding sequence ATGAATCAGCCAATCCGATACACGATCTCTCGTGAAAACGATGTTCTGATCCTTCACTTTTCAGAACAGACTCGCTTCGATTCCACTGATTTCCGACAGGTCCTGCAGAACGATCTGAACGACGGCGATAACGCCAAGTGTCAGCACGTTATTATCGACTGCTCAGGAATGAAGTACACGAACTCTCTGTTCGTCGAAGCGGTTTTACGAATCGCTGCTGAGATGAAAAAACGCGACGGCAGCTTTTGCCTTTGCGGACTTGAGCCTTTCGTGCGCGACCTGGTGCATGTGACTCAGCTCGATCATCGCTGGACGATCTATGACGATCGCGCCGCGGCGATGGCCGCTCTCGAAAAAGCCTCGTCCTGA
- a CDS encoding response regulator yields MTSILVVDDSLFDLKRAALLLEKQIPETTILSASDGQEALKVIAEHHPSVVVTDLQMPNMNGLELVMEAQSRFPLIPVVLMTAAGSEKIAAEALMKGAASYVPKKQLAVDLSAVVSRLLGRAREKSHQKQLLNSVVEVTFVLENDRALHTAFVQELREALECREMFSENDCFRITTAVDEALSNAYYHGNLEVSSKLREQDISSFEKLAQRRCCEKPYCERKVRIHLSFREGLSITISDQGPGFDPNSLPDPFAEGFAERPCGRGVLLMRSFMDEVHFNEHGNQVKLIKNSPSLTSVSS; encoded by the coding sequence ATGACATCAATTCTGGTGGTCGACGATTCTCTGTTCGACCTGAAACGTGCCGCTCTGTTGCTCGAAAAACAGATTCCCGAAACAACCATCCTTTCCGCATCCGATGGACAGGAAGCGCTCAAGGTCATCGCAGAGCATCATCCGAGCGTTGTCGTCACCGATCTCCAGATGCCCAACATGAATGGCCTGGAACTGGTGATGGAAGCTCAGTCCCGCTTCCCACTCATTCCGGTGGTGCTGATGACGGCTGCCGGCAGCGAGAAGATTGCCGCCGAAGCCCTGATGAAGGGAGCGGCCAGCTACGTCCCCAAAAAGCAACTCGCGGTCGATCTCTCCGCGGTGGTCTCCCGCCTGCTCGGTCGGGCCCGCGAAAAGTCCCATCAGAAGCAACTGCTCAACAGTGTGGTCGAAGTCACGTTCGTCCTGGAAAACGACCGGGCTTTGCACACGGCATTCGTTCAGGAACTGCGGGAAGCTCTCGAATGTCGGGAGATGTTCTCTGAGAACGACTGCTTTCGTATCACAACAGCCGTCGACGAGGCGTTGTCGAACGCCTACTACCACGGCAACCTCGAAGTCAGTTCGAAACTTCGGGAACAGGACATCAGCTCCTTCGAGAAACTGGCTCAACGTCGCTGTTGTGAAAAGCCTTATTGCGAAAGAAAGGTCCGGATTCACCTCAGTTTCCGGGAAGGCTTGAGTATTACCATCAGCGATCAGGGGCCGGGGTTCGATCCGAACAGTCTGCCAGACCCATTCGCTGAAGGTTTCGCAGAGCGCCCCTGCGGACGCGGAGTTTTACTGATGCGCTCATTTATGGACGAAGTTCATTTCAACGAGCACGGCAATCAGGTTAAACTGATCAAAAATTCCCCCTCGCTAACGAGCGTCTCATCATGA
- a CDS encoding PAS domain-containing protein → MVVSLPLDEFLAALDHPQLLVWIADAASGELVQANRTALDVWGVSLGKLQEHSLWWELLIPQDDRPMFRQHYQAADGEVHGTHLQLENGRSLQLNQQIKKIELGEKTYVVGTASIVETTSDSETIEDSGFRSVFEQLPVCLLLKDAEGRRTYANGQYLAMRQLALEELIGKTDRDLFRPEIAENYERDDRHVLQTGEVLKHCEKVTYPDGREGWIETIKAPILDGRGNPNGVQVLFWDVTERRRIEEAFAQENSLMQSLLTNIPDSIYFKDRESRFLRINKSMAEKFGLSSAEEAVGLSDSDFFTAEHAGEARQDEQRILETGKPLVAHVERETWADRPDTWCSTTKMPLRNAKGEVVGTFGISRDITDLVLAEHALERERDLMRTLMDGLPDVIFFKDRQGRFTKGNQSLARYFGIDHPDELIGKTDYDFSPPELAASFQEDDQRVMRSGDKLIAREEVNEDSDGNVTYFLTTKVPIRNPEGEVIGLVGIGRDITGLKKAQLELTKARDIADAANRAKSDFLANMSHEIRTPMNAVIGMTELLQDTKLDDSQREYLRMVRESGEVLLELINDILDFSKIEAGKFTLDCIPFDLHETLGDTMKSIAVRAHRKKLELAFHISPDVPRGIIGDPARLRQILVNLVGNAIKFTEKGEVLVDVTAEEQGATTRVNFCVRDTGIGIPENKQKYIFEAFEQVDASTTRRFGGTGLGLAITSRLVALMGGEIDLRSEPGSGSTFTFSVDFELAGEFESRGMRATPERLIGMPVLIVDDNATNRRIVEEMLRVRGMQPHVVSSAAEAYWAIKDGPKYGQEFPLILTDVNMPDVDGFTLIDRIRETKDITQPIIMVLTSGDRPGDFARCAELGVSAHLMKPVKQSELLDAIGQALGITHLLEQPVPLEQNNNRMPSLRILVAEDAYANQVLARGLLEKWSHTVTIASNGRQALEELGKAPYDLILMDVQMPEMDGIEATAQIRSCQAAGQFSHLPRNPIPIVAMTAHAIKGDRERCLAGGMDGYVSKPIRTAELREAIFQCFPAQELLETGSDSEDPTPEISGFQQFSLEEALKTVDGDEDLLKLIIKAFLEECPQHQRDLAESLSTGDAETTRRLTHLIKGVCSSLGAETAREIASEMEQRCIGGQAETCCEMLARLNGALEDLRAELEAYLELH, encoded by the coding sequence ATGGTGGTGTCTCTGCCACTTGACGAGTTTCTTGCAGCGCTCGATCACCCGCAATTGCTGGTGTGGATCGCGGACGCTGCGTCTGGCGAACTTGTCCAGGCGAACCGGACGGCACTCGATGTCTGGGGAGTGTCGCTGGGCAAACTGCAGGAACATTCTCTCTGGTGGGAACTGCTGATTCCTCAGGATGATCGTCCGATGTTTCGCCAGCATTATCAGGCGGCTGACGGAGAAGTGCATGGGACTCACCTGCAACTTGAGAACGGTCGCAGTCTTCAGCTGAATCAACAGATCAAGAAGATCGAGCTGGGCGAGAAGACCTATGTGGTCGGCACCGCATCCATCGTCGAAACAACGAGCGATTCCGAAACAATCGAGGACTCAGGCTTTCGCTCCGTCTTCGAACAGTTGCCCGTCTGCCTGCTGTTGAAGGATGCGGAAGGACGCCGGACCTACGCGAACGGTCAGTATCTCGCGATGCGGCAACTCGCTCTTGAGGAACTCATCGGCAAGACCGATCGAGATCTGTTCCGGCCGGAAATCGCTGAGAATTACGAGCGGGACGATCGGCACGTCCTCCAGACCGGAGAGGTTCTCAAGCATTGCGAGAAGGTGACCTATCCTGATGGTCGTGAAGGCTGGATCGAAACGATCAAAGCGCCAATTCTCGATGGCCGCGGCAATCCGAACGGGGTCCAGGTTCTCTTCTGGGATGTCACCGAACGTCGCAGGATTGAAGAAGCGTTCGCGCAGGAAAACTCCCTGATGCAGTCGCTGCTGACAAATATTCCCGACTCGATTTACTTCAAGGATCGAGAGAGTCGCTTTCTGCGAATCAACAAGAGCATGGCCGAGAAGTTTGGCCTCTCGTCTGCCGAGGAAGCCGTCGGATTGAGCGACAGCGATTTCTTCACGGCCGAACACGCCGGGGAGGCCCGGCAGGATGAACAGAGAATCCTTGAAACGGGCAAGCCGCTCGTGGCGCACGTGGAACGGGAAACCTGGGCCGATCGCCCCGATACGTGGTGTTCCACAACGAAGATGCCCCTGAGGAATGCGAAAGGAGAAGTCGTCGGAACGTTTGGGATTTCTCGCGACATTACCGATCTCGTTCTGGCGGAACATGCGCTGGAGCGGGAGCGCGATCTGATGCGGACGTTGATGGACGGTCTGCCCGATGTCATTTTCTTCAAGGATCGTCAGGGACGATTCACGAAAGGAAATCAGTCTCTCGCGCGATACTTCGGGATCGATCATCCCGATGAACTGATCGGCAAGACCGACTACGATTTCTCTCCGCCCGAGCTCGCCGCCAGCTTCCAGGAAGACGACCAGCGGGTGATGCGGAGCGGCGACAAGCTGATTGCCCGGGAGGAAGTGAACGAGGACAGCGACGGTAATGTCACGTACTTCCTCACCACCAAGGTGCCGATTCGGAATCCCGAAGGGGAAGTCATCGGTCTGGTCGGGATCGGACGGGATATTACCGGTCTGAAGAAGGCGCAGCTGGAGCTGACCAAAGCTCGCGATATCGCCGACGCCGCGAACCGGGCCAAGAGCGATTTCCTCGCCAACATGAGTCACGAGATCCGAACACCGATGAACGCCGTGATCGGCATGACCGAGTTGTTGCAGGATACCAAGCTGGACGATTCCCAGCGGGAGTATCTGCGGATGGTTCGCGAGTCCGGCGAAGTCCTCCTCGAACTCATTAACGACATTCTCGACTTCTCCAAAATCGAAGCAGGCAAGTTCACGCTGGATTGCATTCCCTTCGATCTGCACGAAACGCTTGGCGACACGATGAAGTCAATCGCCGTGAGAGCGCATCGAAAAAAGCTTGAGCTGGCATTCCACATCTCTCCGGATGTTCCTCGCGGCATCATTGGCGATCCGGCTCGCCTGCGGCAGATTCTGGTCAATCTCGTGGGGAACGCGATCAAGTTCACCGAGAAGGGCGAAGTGCTTGTCGACGTCACGGCGGAAGAGCAGGGGGCGACGACGAGAGTCAACTTCTGTGTTCGTGATACCGGGATCGGCATTCCGGAGAATAAGCAGAAGTATATCTTCGAAGCCTTCGAACAGGTCGACGCATCGACGACGCGTCGTTTCGGAGGCACCGGTCTGGGGCTGGCCATTACATCACGGCTTGTGGCGCTGATGGGCGGAGAGATTGATCTTCGCAGTGAGCCCGGCAGCGGGAGCACGTTTACATTCTCCGTCGATTTCGAGCTGGCCGGCGAATTCGAGAGCCGGGGCATGCGGGCAACTCCGGAACGACTGATCGGCATGCCCGTGCTGATTGTCGATGACAATGCGACGAACCGGCGGATCGTCGAGGAAATGCTCCGCGTCCGCGGGATGCAGCCGCACGTCGTCTCGAGTGCTGCCGAAGCCTACTGGGCGATTAAGGATGGGCCGAAGTACGGTCAGGAATTCCCGTTGATTCTGACCGATGTCAACATGCCGGACGTCGACGGGTTCACGCTGATTGACCGGATTCGAGAAACAAAAGACATCACTCAGCCCATCATTATGGTTCTCACATCCGGAGACCGGCCAGGCGACTTTGCCCGCTGTGCGGAGCTCGGTGTATCGGCTCATTTGATGAAACCGGTCAAGCAGTCCGAATTGCTCGATGCCATCGGACAGGCACTGGGAATCACGCATCTGCTCGAACAGCCGGTTCCGCTGGAACAGAACAATAACCGGATGCCGTCGCTGAGAATCCTTGTGGCCGAAGATGCCTACGCCAATCAGGTGCTGGCTCGCGGACTGCTGGAGAAGTGGTCACACACAGTGACGATCGCATCCAATGGCAGGCAGGCACTTGAAGAGCTCGGAAAAGCTCCCTACGACCTCATCCTCATGGATGTGCAAATGCCGGAAATGGATGGTATCGAAGCAACCGCCCAGATTCGCAGCTGTCAGGCGGCCGGTCAATTCTCGCATTTGCCACGGAATCCGATTCCCATCGTGGCCATGACGGCTCACGCGATCAAAGGGGATCGGGAACGCTGTCTGGCGGGGGGAATGGACGGATATGTGTCCAAGCCCATTCGCACGGCCGAATTGCGCGAGGCCATTTTTCAGTGTTTTCCCGCACAGGAGCTGCTCGAAACCGGGTCGGATTCTGAGGATCCTACCCCGGAGATTTCCGGTTTTCAGCAGTTCTCTCTCGAAGAGGCCCTCAAGACCGTCGACGGGGATGAAGACCTGCTTAAGCTGATTATCAAGGCTTTTCTTGAAGAATGCCCGCAGCACCAGCGAGATCTGGCGGAGTCGCTCTCGACCGGCGACGCCGAGACGACCAGACGGCTGACGCATCTTATCAAAGGCGTCTGCAGCAGCCTGGGAGCGGAGACGGCCCGCGAAATCGCCAGTGAAATGGAACAGCGATGTATCGGTGGACAGGCCGAAACCTGTTGCGAAATGCTTGCTCGACTTAACGGAGCTCTGGAAGATCTGCGGGCTGAGTTAGAGGCTTATCTTGAATTGCATTAG
- a CDS encoding FHA domain-containing protein, with protein MKVHYGIVAAATLMKTIMYGELIPVAGGKPVILNRELIVIGRHPTCNLRIDRDRIADFHCQLLWDDGFWYFEPLEHDKVGVDDQIIRQKTVVMPGSLVNVGRFRLRLQYSSPLLADREEPSSSPKLADYIHPADTAVCDAGATQKVPISSGEIDVDQAPPNGNLIPAGGGDPIELRKRSILIGRKPNCDLQINNGKVSGEHCELTWERGHWRIKDLGSTNGVKINHGPVEQEWVFPDDVISIGVLRYTISYTAIGEAPVEQKQTFAKSLLEKAGLEKLAGENAPKWLEEDDEFKRERYQLE; from the coding sequence TTGAAGGTTCATTACGGCATCGTCGCAGCCGCGACGTTGATGAAGACGATAATGTACGGCGAATTGATTCCTGTTGCCGGCGGCAAGCCAGTCATTCTGAATCGCGAACTCATCGTGATCGGACGTCATCCCACCTGCAATCTACGCATTGATCGCGACCGGATCGCAGACTTCCACTGCCAGTTGCTCTGGGACGACGGTTTCTGGTACTTCGAACCGCTTGAGCACGACAAAGTCGGCGTCGACGACCAGATCATTCGGCAGAAGACGGTCGTGATGCCTGGAAGTCTCGTCAACGTGGGACGATTCCGGCTGCGACTACAGTATTCTTCTCCGCTGCTGGCGGATCGCGAAGAGCCTTCGTCCAGTCCCAAACTGGCCGATTACATTCACCCGGCTGACACGGCTGTGTGTGATGCGGGCGCCACGCAGAAGGTGCCGATTTCGTCCGGTGAAATCGATGTCGACCAGGCTCCGCCCAACGGCAATCTCATTCCCGCTGGCGGCGGCGATCCAATCGAACTCAGAAAGCGATCGATCCTCATCGGACGAAAGCCAAATTGCGATCTCCAGATCAATAACGGCAAAGTCTCTGGAGAGCACTGCGAACTGACCTGGGAACGGGGGCACTGGCGGATCAAAGACCTGGGCAGCACGAACGGAGTGAAGATTAACCACGGTCCGGTCGAGCAGGAATGGGTTTTCCCTGACGACGTGATCTCGATCGGCGTCCTTCGGTATACGATCAGTTACACGGCCATCGGCGAGGCTCCTGTGGAACAGAAACAGACCTTCGCGAAGAGCCTGCTTGAAAAAGCCGGCCTGGAAAAGCTGGCGGGGGAGAACGCGCCAAAGTGGCTCGAAGAAGACGACGAATTCAAACGTGAGCGATATCAACTGGAGTAG
- a CDS encoding ATP-binding response regulator: MAKILVVDDSKADRTLVEGLLTRTGAHEVIQAGNGVEALSRMQSAFPDLVLTDLHMPQMTGIELVRALRFDHPEIPVILMTGQGSEEVAAESLKAGAASYIPKRRMSEHLLEIVQQVLCTAQGQQSRAHLMHYMDGTKTRFRIPNDLRVIRLAVDLSLNMLRSMRLADETERLRVGIGLREALENACFRGNLEMDQTGGNSGTREVLISERRHQRPFCDRWINFEIQIDRQSARFIISDEGPGFDVQQMMTNADESIDPRYRGLVLMHSVMDHVEFNETGNQVTLIKHCASTDEEMIYSEDPEPAGT; encoded by the coding sequence ATGGCGAAGATTCTCGTTGTAGACGATTCCAAGGCCGACAGAACACTCGTGGAAGGTCTGCTCACGCGGACGGGTGCGCACGAGGTGATCCAGGCGGGCAATGGGGTGGAAGCTCTCTCCCGTATGCAGTCCGCGTTTCCGGATCTCGTCCTGACCGACCTGCACATGCCTCAGATGACCGGCATCGAACTGGTGCGGGCGCTTCGGTTCGATCATCCCGAAATTCCCGTCATTCTGATGACCGGCCAGGGAAGTGAAGAAGTCGCGGCCGAGTCCCTCAAAGCCGGTGCGGCCAGCTACATTCCCAAGCGGAGAATGTCAGAACATCTCCTCGAAATCGTGCAGCAGGTTCTCTGTACCGCACAGGGGCAGCAGTCCCGCGCTCATCTGATGCACTACATGGATGGAACGAAGACCCGGTTCCGCATTCCGAACGATCTGCGGGTGATTCGTCTCGCGGTCGACCTGTCTCTGAACATGTTGAGAAGCATGCGGCTGGCGGACGAAACCGAGCGGCTGCGTGTCGGCATCGGGCTCCGGGAAGCTCTGGAGAATGCCTGTTTCCGGGGGAATCTCGAAATGGATCAAACCGGTGGCAACAGCGGCACCCGGGAGGTCCTGATCAGTGAACGCCGTCATCAACGACCGTTCTGCGACCGGTGGATTAACTTCGAAATCCAGATCGATCGACAGTCGGCCCGATTCATCATCTCGGACGAAGGACCTGGCTTCGACGTCCAGCAGATGATGACCAACGCGGACGAGTCGATCGATCCCCGTTATCGCGGCCTCGTGCTCATGCATTCGGTCATGGATCATGTCGAATTCAATGAGACCGGAAATCAGGTCACGCTGATCAAGCACTGTGCTTCAACCGACGAAGAGATGATCTACAGCGAAGACCCGGAGCCGGCCGGGACGTAA
- a CDS encoding sulfatase-like hydrolase/transferase: MRLQLLILCLFAVCLVTSSEAAGKRPPNIVLILADDLGVEGLNCYGGTSYRTPRLDQLAAEGRRFTQAYAQPLCTNTRIQLMTGLYNNRNWLYFGCMDPNARTFGHELQAAGYRTCMAGKWQLHSYDPPDYPGADQRRGTGMRIEDAGFDEYSVWHAGHTEDKGHRYADPTIYENGKIRKDTQGKYGEDLWVDFISDFIDREADGDQPFFVYYAMCLPHWPFVPTPRSEEWGIESEMHPPLGTTGGDNKYFPDMVSYMDEVVGRLVDHIEAAGLGEETLIIYYSDNGTDKRIISDTSFGTVAGGKGDMTRAGTQVPLIVRWTGTIEPGISDTLVDSTDFLPTFLAAAGKPIEPTQQLDGRSFYPLLLGQKHTPRKWTFCHFDPAPGWDKEKFVRSQSVHDGHYKLYDDGRLYDIRLDPLEQLPLRRSVETSRLRDEFQAVLDRMNTPDNN; the protein is encoded by the coding sequence ATGCGTCTTCAACTGCTAATCCTCTGCCTGTTTGCTGTTTGCCTGGTCACTTCTTCTGAGGCGGCTGGAAAACGTCCGCCCAATATCGTCCTGATTCTGGCCGACGATCTGGGTGTCGAAGGATTGAACTGCTACGGCGGCACGAGCTACCGCACTCCACGGCTGGATCAACTGGCCGCCGAAGGTAGGCGGTTCACCCAGGCATATGCTCAACCACTGTGCACGAACACCCGGATTCAGCTGATGACCGGGCTCTACAACAATCGCAACTGGCTCTACTTCGGCTGCATGGATCCCAATGCCCGCACGTTCGGTCACGAACTTCAGGCCGCTGGTTACCGAACGTGCATGGCCGGGAAGTGGCAACTCCACAGTTATGACCCGCCCGATTACCCGGGAGCGGACCAGCGACGCGGCACCGGCATGAGAATCGAAGACGCCGGCTTCGACGAATACAGCGTATGGCATGCCGGACATACCGAAGACAAAGGGCATCGTTACGCCGACCCGACCATTTACGAAAATGGCAAGATCCGAAAAGACACGCAGGGGAAATACGGCGAAGACCTGTGGGTCGACTTCATCTCAGATTTCATCGACCGGGAAGCCGACGGCGACCAACCCTTTTTCGTCTACTACGCCATGTGTCTGCCTCACTGGCCGTTCGTGCCGACACCGCGGAGCGAAGAATGGGGCATCGAAAGTGAGATGCATCCCCCGCTCGGAACGACTGGCGGAGACAACAAGTACTTTCCCGACATGGTCTCCTACATGGACGAAGTCGTCGGTCGACTGGTCGATCACATTGAGGCCGCCGGCCTGGGGGAAGAAACGCTGATTATCTACTACAGCGACAACGGGACGGACAAACGGATCATTTCCGACACAAGTTTTGGCACCGTCGCCGGCGGCAAAGGGGATATGACCCGAGCCGGCACGCAGGTCCCGTTGATCGTACGCTGGACGGGCACCATCGAGCCGGGAATCAGCGATACTCTCGTCGATTCCACCGACTTTCTGCCGACTTTCCTCGCAGCTGCAGGGAAGCCGATCGAGCCCACTCAGCAGCTGGATGGCCGCAGCTTCTACCCACTCCTGCTGGGACAGAAGCACACTCCACGGAAGTGGACATTCTGTCATTTCGATCCGGCACCGGGCTGGGACAAAGAGAAGTTTGTCCGGTCGCAGTCGGTGCACGACGGGCATTACAAACTTTACGACGACGGCCGGCTGTACGATATCCGGCTCGATCCGCTCGAACAGCTTCCGTTGCGTCGATCTGTGGAGACCAGCCGCCTGCGCGACGAGTTTCAGGCCGTTCTCGATCGAATGAATACGCCCGATAACAACTGA
- a CDS encoding SelL-related redox protein gives MISDLERQPSEKQSDILTPEGWMKSVLVGAGLYNVIWGAAVVLFPVTLLNWLSLDPMLNYPEFWQAIGMIVGVYGIGYLIAASDPYRHWPIILVGLLGKIFGPIGFASAMINGRLPWSVGWTILTNDLIWGIPFTVILWRAARANQAEYSMIRIRPKRDQFDPMTHVTSQFGQTLLELSRRRNVLVVFLRHSGCTFCRQTLADVGRLRGEIEAAGTTIALVHMGQQEPDDLLEKNNLSDVHCFRDPYCKLYESFGLRIGDFTQLFGAKVLWAGMQAFAAGHRIGRLNGNGFRMPGVFLLRDGQVLKSYRHASVADRPEYLLLASGVEQDTPGHPNSSTASASR, from the coding sequence ATGATTTCAGATCTGGAACGTCAGCCCTCCGAGAAGCAGTCCGACATCCTGACGCCTGAAGGATGGATGAAGTCGGTTCTCGTCGGGGCGGGATTGTACAACGTGATCTGGGGGGCTGCGGTCGTTCTGTTTCCGGTAACGCTGCTGAACTGGCTCAGCCTCGATCCCATGTTGAACTATCCCGAGTTCTGGCAGGCGATCGGAATGATCGTTGGCGTTTACGGAATCGGGTATCTGATTGCCGCCTCGGACCCTTACCGTCACTGGCCGATCATTCTGGTCGGGTTACTGGGGAAAATCTTCGGTCCGATCGGATTCGCCAGCGCAATGATCAACGGTCGTCTGCCGTGGTCAGTTGGCTGGACAATCCTGACCAACGATCTGATCTGGGGTATTCCGTTCACGGTGATTCTCTGGCGAGCCGCCCGAGCCAATCAGGCCGAGTACTCGATGATCCGCATTCGGCCGAAACGCGATCAGTTCGATCCGATGACTCACGTCACGAGTCAGTTTGGACAGACGTTGCTGGAACTTTCACGGCGACGAAACGTACTGGTGGTGTTCCTCCGCCATTCCGGATGCACTTTCTGTCGACAGACGCTGGCTGATGTCGGACGTCTGCGTGGGGAAATCGAAGCGGCCGGAACCACGATCGCCCTCGTGCACATGGGGCAGCAGGAGCCGGACGATCTGCTCGAAAAGAACAATCTGAGCGACGTTCACTGCTTTCGCGATCCGTACTGCAAGCTTTACGAGTCGTTCGGGTTGCGGATCGGCGACTTCACCCAGCTGTTTGGTGCCAAAGTACTCTGGGCCGGAATGCAGGCCTTCGCGGCGGGGCATCGTATTGGGCGATTGAATGGCAACGGCTTCCGAATGCCAGGCGTCTTCCTGCTTCGCGATGGCCAAGTGCTGAAGAGCTATCGCCACGCTTCGGTTGCCGATCGGCCGGAGTATCTGTTGCTGGCCAGCGGCGTCGAACAGGACACACCGGGGCACCCCAACTCCTCGACCGCTTCCGCCTCTCGTTGA
- a CDS encoding 6-pyruvoyl trahydropterin synthase family protein, with amino-acid sequence MIIQKSYKFYAAHRNEELPDKCSNIHGHRYGVICHFEVERDGAISTLFGDFDRLVEPLLKDNYDHSMLIHENDPLYETLQGHMERTGECLRLKVMPRPTSVENLAYVLFTEITDLGFRLERLDIQETDTSIIHYSREDWLSDRAVFETEATANR; translated from the coding sequence ATGATTATTCAAAAGAGCTACAAGTTCTACGCGGCTCATCGTAACGAAGAGCTGCCCGACAAATGCAGCAATATTCACGGGCATCGCTACGGAGTGATCTGTCACTTCGAGGTCGAACGGGACGGAGCGATTTCAACGCTATTCGGCGACTTCGATCGTCTCGTCGAGCCACTGCTCAAGGACAACTACGATCATTCCATGCTGATCCACGAGAACGATCCGCTCTACGAAACCCTGCAGGGGCATATGGAACGGACGGGCGAATGCCTGCGGCTCAAAGTAATGCCGCGACCGACCAGCGTGGAGAATCTTGCCTACGTCCTGTTCACCGAAATCACCGATCTCGGCTTTCGGCTCGAACGGCTCGACATTCAGGAAACTGATACCTCGATCATCCATTACAGCCGCGAAGACTGGCTCAGCGATCGAGCGGTCTTCGAAACGGAGGCGACGGCCAACCGCTGA
- the folE gene encoding GTP cyclohydrolase I FolE, producing MNPIYEDVDVQESPAVESPVDLAAIEDAVRTILTAVGEDPDRPGLLNTPARVARMYAEMFSGLSVDPARHLRVTFPEDYDEMVLVRDINFSSMCEHHLLPFTGVAHVAYLPKGKVTGLSKLARVVEEVARRPQVQERMTQTIADLVEKELGAVGVAVVLEAEHSCMSIRGVRKAGSATVTSALRGRFKNNEASRAEVMSLINR from the coding sequence ATGAATCCAATTTACGAAGATGTTGATGTCCAGGAATCGCCAGCTGTGGAATCACCCGTCGATCTCGCTGCCATTGAGGATGCTGTCCGAACCATTCTCACAGCTGTCGGCGAGGATCCCGATCGGCCGGGCCTGTTGAATACGCCCGCGCGTGTCGCCCGCATGTACGCCGAAATGTTTTCGGGGCTCTCAGTCGATCCGGCCCGCCATCTCCGGGTGACGTTTCCTGAGGACTATGATGAAATGGTTCTCGTGCGGGACATCAACTTTTCCAGCATGTGCGAACACCATCTGCTGCCGTTTACCGGTGTGGCACATGTCGCATATCTCCCCAAAGGGAAGGTGACCGGGCTCAGCAAGCTCGCCCGTGTCGTCGAAGAAGTGGCCCGCCGTCCGCAGGTTCAGGAACGGATGACACAGACGATTGCCGACCTGGTTGAGAAAGAGCTCGGAGCCGTCGGCGTTGCCGTCGTCTTGGAAGCCGAGCATTCCTGCATGTCGATTCGCGGCGTCCGCAAGGCTGGCAGTGCCACGGTCACCAGTGCGCTTCGCGGTCGCTTCAAGAACAACGAAGCGAGCCGTGCGGAAGTCATGTCCCTGATCAATCGCTGA